A single genomic interval of uncultured Desulfobulbus sp. harbors:
- a CDS encoding DUF4198 domain-containing protein, with protein sequence MHRMTTLLFQTLFFLVTLGLSVAQAHYLWLNADDYRPKEKGIPLFSVGWGHNFYSPVGDILTDPEMLAQIDLIDPAGKKMTMDRINGFQYQAHHQYGPGVYLASTAIKERFSTKTKEGYKHQSKIGLSDVLSSRYLGMYAKAIINVGEASEAANLSTPLGTPLELVPLTNPASLQPGDFFRFSLLYQGKPLAEEVNATYAGFSPHNAWPYTCRTDKDGVGAIRILQPGIWVIKVNYRAPYPNLEEADEYSYTASLTFEVR encoded by the coding sequence ATGCATCGTATGACGACCCTTCTTTTTCAAACCCTGTTTTTTCTCGTAACTCTAGGTCTGTCTGTTGCCCAGGCCCACTACCTCTGGCTCAATGCCGATGATTACCGGCCCAAGGAAAAGGGTATACCTCTGTTTTCCGTGGGCTGGGGGCACAACTTTTACAGCCCGGTGGGCGATATCCTTACCGACCCGGAAATGCTTGCTCAGATCGATCTGATCGACCCCGCCGGCAAAAAGATGACCATGGATCGAATAAACGGGTTCCAGTATCAGGCTCACCACCAGTACGGCCCGGGTGTCTATCTGGCCTCGACCGCGATCAAGGAGCGATTTTCCACCAAGACCAAGGAGGGGTACAAACATCAATCCAAAATAGGGCTGAGCGATGTGCTTTCGTCCCGCTATCTGGGAATGTATGCCAAAGCGATCATCAACGTCGGTGAGGCCAGTGAGGCCGCGAACCTCTCCACCCCCCTCGGAACGCCTCTGGAACTGGTTCCTCTGACCAACCCAGCCAGTCTGCAGCCCGGCGATTTTTTTCGCTTCAGCCTGCTTTACCAGGGCAAACCTCTGGCAGAGGAGGTCAATGCCACCTATGCAGGGTTTTCCCCGCATAATGCCTGGCCTTATACCTGCCGAACCGACAAGGACGGTGTGGGGGCGATCCGCATTCTTCAGCCGGGAATCTGGGTGATCAAGGTGAATTACAGGGCACCCTATCCCAACCTGGAGGAGGCCGACGAATACTCCTACACAGCATCCTTGACTTTTGAAGTCCGCTGA
- a CDS encoding 4Fe-4S binding protein, with the protein MRIATIRWLVLIISFALLLFGACTGLHLGSFLPTFSCCFVPARAGTCFFLPLQQSLGSFTWEDMRLFFFERFFWFSLLVLILGRAWCGWICPLGFFQDALDWLRRKIGMGYGRFGHALRRRLAWLKWIFFGVAVLIPLWVAFPVFFPPVALDLNIPFCQLCPGKYILPLITFSQDRILVDFESTTRLVMSSLGLLFSITVIVGAFVKRRFWCPYCPLGLLMSWYRKWSLFKLKKDDATCTHCQICANVCPMEIEEVFRSRGRIDVTFADCILCLKCIEHCPENDALRADFLGRTIYRSSAQGFFNHPALPTRASLSSANKTHE; encoded by the coding sequence GTGCGTATTGCTACCATTCGTTGGCTGGTGTTGATCATTTCCTTTGCGCTTCTTCTCTTTGGTGCCTGTACCGGGTTGCATCTGGGCAGTTTTCTCCCCACCTTTTCCTGTTGTTTTGTTCCTGCCAGGGCCGGAACCTGTTTTTTCCTTCCCCTGCAGCAGAGTCTGGGGTCGTTTACCTGGGAGGATATGCGACTTTTTTTCTTTGAGCGGTTTTTCTGGTTCAGCCTGCTGGTGCTCATACTCGGCCGGGCCTGGTGCGGTTGGATATGTCCGCTTGGATTTTTTCAGGATGCCCTTGACTGGCTGCGGCGGAAAATCGGCATGGGCTACGGGCGCTTTGGTCATGCATTGCGCAGACGTCTTGCCTGGCTGAAATGGATTTTTTTTGGTGTGGCAGTGCTCATTCCCCTGTGGGTGGCTTTTCCCGTCTTCTTTCCTCCCGTGGCGCTTGACCTCAACATCCCCTTTTGCCAGCTCTGCCCGGGGAAATACATTTTGCCGTTGATCACCTTTTCCCAGGACCGGATTCTGGTGGATTTCGAATCCACGACCCGTTTGGTGATGTCCTCCCTGGGGCTGCTGTTTTCGATCACGGTCATTGTCGGCGCTTTTGTAAAACGCCGTTTCTGGTGCCCCTACTGTCCGTTGGGGTTGTTGATGTCCTGGTACCGTAAATGGAGCCTGTTCAAACTGAAAAAAGACGACGCCACCTGCACCCATTGTCAGATTTGCGCCAATGTCTGCCCCATGGAGATCGAGGAGGTTTTCCGCTCCCGTGGCCGGATCGATGTCACCTTTGCAGACTGCATTCTCTGTCTGAAGTGTATCGAGCACTGTCCGGAAAACGATGCCCTGCGCGCCGACTTTCTCGGGCGGACCATCTACCGATCCTCAGCGCAAGGATTTTTCAATCATCCCGCTCTCCCCACCCGAGCATCCCTGTCATCCGCGAACAAAACGCATGAATAA
- a CDS encoding 2-hydroxyacyl-CoA dehydratase family protein, protein MNKVIQPQVNNRQLRQIGREAARQLQLLRELPGAPAYLAPFIDALERVFVANDPGPLLQGDDGPRPVIGIYCILVPEELIYAAGAIPLRLCGGCSSSCAAGEEHVPRDGCPLAKSSLGLTAQPGLAVYDLCDVVIVPTTCDAKRKFAEELSRFREVWMLEVPHLKDSEISQHAWLQQVEALKARLEAYMREKSGKVCTITAPGLEWAIARQAQAQVQMRRLQLLRSRDVTSIWGRQALLVAGAYSFMEVGAWTAALTRLNDELEEGHAIHKETSPRMLIAGSPVIFPNFKLPNLIEELGAVVVADESCVGDRTLYDPVGHPERNLHAQLISLAARYLMPCICPSFAPNEDRLVTLRRMIATHRVDGVVYHVLKGCVVYDFEVGRVERALKECNVPVVRIETDYSPEDVEQLRTRIEAFVEMLMQRKKKTKE, encoded by the coding sequence ATGAATAAAGTGATCCAACCCCAAGTCAACAACCGTCAGCTGCGGCAAATCGGTCGGGAAGCCGCCCGGCAGCTGCAGCTTCTTCGCGAACTGCCGGGAGCACCGGCCTACCTTGCGCCCTTTATCGACGCCCTGGAAAGGGTCTTTGTCGCCAACGATCCAGGCCCCTTGCTCCAGGGTGACGATGGGCCGAGGCCGGTTATCGGCATCTACTGCATCCTGGTGCCGGAGGAGTTGATCTATGCGGCCGGTGCCATCCCCCTGCGACTCTGCGGCGGCTGTTCCTCCTCCTGCGCGGCGGGCGAGGAGCATGTGCCCCGCGATGGTTGTCCCTTGGCCAAATCCTCGCTTGGCCTGACCGCGCAACCGGGACTTGCCGTCTACGATCTCTGCGATGTGGTGATCGTACCCACCACTTGCGATGCCAAGCGTAAGTTTGCCGAGGAGTTGTCCCGCTTTCGCGAGGTGTGGATGCTGGAGGTGCCCCATCTCAAGGATTCGGAAATCTCCCAGCACGCCTGGCTGCAACAGGTCGAGGCACTGAAGGCACGGCTTGAAGCGTATATGCGCGAAAAAAGCGGCAAGGTCTGCACAATCACCGCGCCTGGGCTCGAATGGGCGATTGCCAGACAGGCACAGGCGCAAGTGCAGATGCGGCGGCTGCAGCTGTTGCGGAGCCGGGACGTCACCTCTATCTGGGGACGGCAGGCCCTGCTGGTTGCCGGTGCCTACTCCTTTATGGAGGTCGGTGCTTGGACCGCAGCGCTTACCCGGTTGAACGATGAGCTGGAGGAGGGGCATGCGATACACAAAGAGACGTCCCCGCGCATGCTCATTGCCGGCAGTCCGGTGATTTTCCCCAACTTCAAGCTGCCCAACCTGATCGAAGAGTTGGGGGCGGTTGTGGTGGCGGATGAATCCTGTGTCGGCGACCGAACACTCTACGACCCGGTGGGTCATCCGGAACGCAACCTGCACGCGCAGCTCATCAGTCTGGCTGCCCGTTACCTCATGCCCTGTATCTGTCCGAGTTTCGCCCCCAACGAGGACCGATTGGTCACCCTGCGCCGAATGATCGCCACCCACCGGGTCGACGGAGTGGTCTACCATGTGCTCAAGGGGTGTGTGGTCTATGACTTTGAGGTCGGTCGGGTGGAACGGGCGCTGAAGGAGTGCAATGTCCCTGTGGTCCGCATCGAAACCGACTACAGCCCGGAGGATGTGGAACAGTTGCGTACCCGCATTGAGGCGTTTGTCGAGATGCTTATGCAACGCAAGAAGAAAACAAAGGAGTGA
- a CDS encoding acyl-CoA dehydratase activase: MEYFAGIDAGSTYVKVAVLTGEGELAGYQHRPTGIDAAGNSRIMLDSIMEGLGTSTSTLRAIMATGYSRRIIDVAHDTITEIRAHAAGALLTAPLQASIRTVIDIGGQDSKVIVLGEDGDTQNFVMNDKCAAGTGRFLESLARVLELTVADLGPLSLQSTAPATINSTCVVFAESEVISLVARKTPARDIVAGIHEALAKRIGGMARKARFEPGVLLTGGGGLNPGIVQALEDELMVDIHLPLYPQLNGAIGAARLAGEQG, from the coding sequence ATGGAATACTTTGCGGGTATTGACGCCGGTTCAACCTACGTCAAGGTGGCGGTCCTGACCGGGGAGGGCGAGTTGGCCGGATACCAGCACCGGCCCACCGGTATCGATGCGGCCGGCAATTCGCGCATCATGCTGGATTCGATCATGGAGGGGCTGGGTACATCTACCTCAACTCTTCGGGCAATCATGGCCACCGGCTACAGCCGCAGGATCATCGACGTGGCCCACGACACCATCACCGAGATCCGCGCCCATGCCGCCGGGGCACTGCTGACCGCACCACTGCAGGCCAGCATCCGTACCGTCATCGATATCGGCGGCCAGGACAGCAAGGTGATCGTTCTCGGCGAGGACGGCGACACCCAGAATTTCGTGATGAACGACAAGTGCGCTGCCGGAACCGGGCGTTTTCTCGAATCCCTGGCCCGGGTTTTGGAACTGACGGTCGCCGATCTCGGCCCCCTGTCCCTGCAATCCACCGCCCCGGCCACCATCAACTCCACCTGCGTCGTCTTTGCCGAGTCCGAGGTTATCTCCCTGGTCGCGCGGAAAACACCGGCCAGGGATATCGTCGCCGGTATTCATGAGGCCCTGGCCAAGCGCATCGGCGGCATGGCGCGCAAGGCCCGCTTTGAGCCGGGAGTGCTCCTTACCGGAGGCGGCGGCCTCAACCCCGGTATTGTTCAGGCCCTGGAGGATGAACTGATGGTGGATATTCACCTGCCACTCTATCCGCAGCTCAACGGTGCCATCGGTGCGGCCAGATTGGCCGGAGAACAGGGGTAA
- a CDS encoding sulfite exporter TauE/SafE family protein — protein sequence MPTLSLIGTGLLLGLATGPSCLASCAPVVVPVLLCTTAPSVHRRFAWPMLSSLLFGRLLAYILVGALAGVSGRSLQVINADLVPWLSLVLALILLAHGLGLLRNFMCCTVGRLGGFASPFILGVLTGLSLCPPFVVAVSWVWGQEMGPLPGMLFFFAFFGGTSMYLLPLGFGGYLAQGPSFVRLGRLLSVCSGLFFLLQFFLTVRGKIWISPG from the coding sequence ATGCCCACTCTTTCGCTCATTGGTACCGGGCTGCTGCTGGGCTTGGCCACGGGGCCGTCCTGTCTGGCTTCCTGCGCTCCGGTGGTGGTACCGGTGCTGTTGTGCACGACCGCGCCTTCAGTGCATAGGCGGTTTGCCTGGCCCATGCTCAGCAGCCTTCTCTTCGGTCGTCTGCTTGCCTATATTCTGGTCGGCGCCTTGGCGGGAGTCAGCGGGCGTTCCCTTCAGGTGATCAACGCTGATCTCGTGCCATGGCTGAGTCTGGTGCTGGCCCTCATTCTGCTCGCACACGGTCTTGGTCTGCTGCGAAATTTTATGTGCTGTACTGTCGGACGGTTGGGAGGTTTCGCTTCGCCTTTTATTCTGGGAGTACTCACCGGCCTTTCGCTGTGTCCGCCGTTTGTTGTCGCTGTCTCCTGGGTCTGGGGCCAAGAGATGGGGCCATTGCCGGGTATGCTATTTTTCTTCGCCTTTTTTGGCGGCACCTCGATGTATCTCCTGCCCCTTGGGTTTGGCGGCTATCTTGCCCAAGGCCCATCCTTTGTTCGGCTGGGGCGATTGCTTTCCGTTTGCAGTGGGCTCTTTTTTCTGCTGCAATTTTTCTTGACGGTGCGGGGAAAAATATGGATCAGTCCGGGCTAA
- a CDS encoding ribose-phosphate pyrophosphokinase-like domain-containing protein: MTNASPSSLCTPLIISGFSSQHLAHDIAECMKTRIVAINYKQFNDKEIQTTLEQNMRGHGVIVVASASGDPNKQEKEARLLLRAAKRSGAQHICLVLPYMWYGRSDDMWDERNAPALIDTIETLRPLCSSVVVADPHNAGLTREKFLDGNGNVETCTITHFAFPFAIQLKSMIEQGLIYRENLLPSHADAGSTKRISRSFRASLSYVLGLHGNPDQDDWPQGLKDRDKTTGKIKIKGFSSDVEGKDVVIFEDMVASGGTACDLAMLLKKQGARSVTLCATSGLFTTDPTKETATASIDRINASDLDVVFITDTYNHILTSPDIANAIEQSSIIHVIKTGKYLGAILSALHASAYNEESEDHNSVSALLKGHHPLQKATPYAVAQQTPVKSDNPLMLNIDGFVKGQKPECHAS, encoded by the coding sequence ATGACAAATGCCTCCCCCTCCTCCCTATGCACACCGCTCATCATTTCCGGATTTAGCAGTCAGCATTTGGCCCATGATATTGCAGAGTGTATGAAAACTCGAATTGTTGCCATCAACTACAAGCAATTTAACGACAAAGAAATTCAAACCACCCTGGAACAAAATATGCGCGGACACGGGGTCATTGTTGTTGCATCAGCCTCAGGGGACCCAAACAAACAGGAAAAGGAGGCACGTCTTTTGTTACGCGCAGCAAAACGTTCCGGCGCGCAGCACATTTGTTTGGTATTGCCCTATATGTGGTATGGCCGCTCGGATGATATGTGGGATGAACGCAACGCGCCGGCACTGATCGATACCATTGAGACCCTACGCCCACTTTGTTCTTCTGTTGTTGTGGCTGACCCCCATAATGCAGGATTGACACGGGAAAAGTTTTTAGATGGCAACGGGAATGTTGAAACCTGTACTATCACCCATTTTGCCTTTCCCTTCGCGATTCAACTGAAAAGTATGATTGAACAAGGTCTTATCTACCGCGAAAATCTTTTACCATCCCACGCCGATGCGGGTTCGACCAAACGTATCAGTCGCTCATTTCGTGCAAGTTTGTCTTATGTCTTAGGGCTTCATGGAAATCCAGATCAAGATGACTGGCCTCAAGGTTTAAAAGACCGGGACAAGACAACGGGAAAAATAAAAATCAAAGGTTTTAGTTCAGATGTGGAAGGCAAGGATGTCGTTATATTTGAAGACATGGTGGCTTCAGGCGGGACGGCGTGTGACCTTGCAATGCTGCTGAAAAAGCAAGGCGCGCGATCCGTTACACTTTGCGCGACAAGTGGACTCTTTACAACAGATCCCACCAAGGAAACGGCAACGGCTTCGATCGACAGAATCAATGCAAGTGATCTTGACGTGGTTTTCATCACCGATACATACAACCACATCCTGACCAGTCCTGACATCGCCAACGCGATTGAACAAAGCTCCATTATTCATGTCATCAAAACGGGGAAATACTTAGGGGCAATTTTATCCGCGCTGCACGCAAGTGCATATAATGAGGAGAGTGAAGATCATAACTCTGTTTCTGCGCTTTTAAAGGGGCATCACCCCTTACAAAAGGCAACCCCGTATGCCGTTGCACAGCAAACGCCTGTCAAAAGTGACAATCCGCTGATGCTGAATATTGATGGCTTCGTAAAAGGTCAAAAGCCTGAATGTCACGCATCGTGA
- a CDS encoding 4Fe-4S binding protein has translation MDIKQVRLISFSPTGTTAIILKNIAEGIGAEQVEQMNLTLPQSAQQKTAVPAEELALIGAPVYGGRLPVDAVKRLQQIQANNTPAVLVVTYGNRAFEDALLELKELTLTLGFVPLAGAAFIGEHSFATPEVPIANGRPDSEDVEKAVDFGRRVKEHLNAVQSFKELQDVPIPGNHPYKERHSMSIAPVTHASACTLCGTCVSLCPTGAIRIDGEAVLTTTELCIRCCACIKGCPEKARIWEGRTIADIADRLHQNCSRRKEPEFFGMDAQAPIC, from the coding sequence ATGGACATTAAACAAGTCAGGCTCATCTCTTTTTCCCCAACTGGAACAACCGCCATAATTTTAAAAAATATCGCTGAAGGCATTGGAGCAGAACAGGTGGAGCAGATGAACCTTACCCTGCCCCAGTCAGCCCAACAAAAAACCGCCGTACCTGCAGAGGAACTGGCCCTTATTGGCGCTCCCGTGTACGGGGGCCGCCTGCCCGTCGATGCGGTCAAGCGGTTGCAACAGATCCAGGCGAACAACACCCCGGCTGTTCTCGTGGTCACGTATGGCAACAGGGCCTTTGAAGATGCCTTGCTGGAGCTCAAAGAACTTACCCTGACCTTGGGCTTTGTTCCCCTTGCCGGGGCTGCCTTCATCGGCGAACACTCTTTTGCAACTCCGGAGGTACCCATTGCCAATGGCCGACCGGATAGTGAGGATGTGGAGAAGGCCGTTGATTTTGGCAGGAGGGTGAAAGAGCATCTCAATGCGGTTCAATCGTTCAAGGAACTGCAGGATGTGCCCATACCCGGCAATCACCCCTACAAAGAACGCCATTCCATGAGCATTGCCCCGGTGACGCATGCAAGCGCATGTACGCTTTGCGGCACCTGTGTCTCCCTCTGTCCAACAGGTGCCATCCGTATCGACGGAGAGGCGGTTCTTACCACAACAGAATTATGCATCCGCTGTTGCGCCTGCATAAAGGGCTGTCCGGAAAAGGCAAGAATATGGGAGGGGAGGACAATCGCCGACATTGCCGACAGGCTGCATCAAAACTGCAGCAGACGAAAGGAACCGGAATTTTTCGGGATGGATGCGCAGGCCCCAATCTGTTGA
- a CDS encoding NADP-dependent glyceraldehyde-3-phosphate dehydrogenase has product MQTPFNNAVPEKWRIPSPVIQRHYLCDGILKEWNGPLQEVLSPVCTVTANGPAPTLIGQYPLLEEQQALEALASACRAYDNGRGAWPTMAVEERIRHMEDFAFRMQEQREEIVKLLMWEIGKTLPDSEKEFDRTLVYIRDTMDALKDLDRVSSRFVIEQGVIAQIRRAPLGVTLCMGPFNYPLNETFTTLIPALIMGNTVIFKPPKIGVLLHRPLLEAFRDAFPPGVVNTVYGDGERIIGPLMRSSNVDALAFIGSSRVADALKKQHPRPHRLRSILGLEAKNAAIVLPDADLEHAVEECVLGSLSFNGQRCTALKILFVHQDIVDTFLTRFSAAVDGLKVGLPWESGTCITPLPEPDKTTYLSGLIDDARSKGAAIVNENGGRVAQTLLTPAILYPVTPDMRLYSEEQFGPVVPVVAFSDIDEPMDYVLQSNYGQQVSLFGRDPQILAQLIDPLVNQVCRVNINCQCQRGPDVFPFTGRKDSAEGTLSVSDALRAFTIRTLVATKQTDANRKILKSITTERYSRFISTDFIL; this is encoded by the coding sequence ATGCAAACACCCTTCAACAACGCGGTCCCGGAAAAATGGCGTATCCCGTCGCCAGTTATCCAGCGCCATTACCTCTGCGACGGAATCCTCAAAGAATGGAACGGCCCCTTGCAGGAGGTCCTGTCCCCGGTCTGCACGGTCACAGCCAATGGCCCTGCGCCCACCCTTATCGGGCAGTACCCCCTGCTCGAGGAACAACAGGCCCTGGAGGCCCTTGCTTCGGCATGCCGCGCCTACGACAACGGCCGCGGTGCATGGCCCACCATGGCGGTGGAGGAGCGGATCCGGCATATGGAGGACTTCGCCTTTCGTATGCAGGAGCAGCGGGAGGAAATCGTCAAGCTGCTCATGTGGGAGATCGGCAAAACCCTGCCCGACTCCGAAAAGGAGTTCGACCGGACCCTTGTCTATATCCGCGATACCATGGACGCACTCAAGGACCTTGATCGGGTGTCGTCGCGCTTTGTCATCGAGCAGGGGGTGATCGCCCAGATTCGCCGCGCCCCCCTCGGGGTCACCCTCTGTATGGGACCGTTCAACTATCCGCTCAACGAAACCTTCACCACGTTGATCCCCGCCCTCATCATGGGCAATACGGTCATCTTCAAACCACCCAAGATTGGCGTCCTCCTCCACCGGCCGCTCCTTGAGGCCTTCCGCGATGCCTTCCCTCCGGGGGTGGTCAACACGGTCTATGGCGACGGCGAGAGAATCATCGGGCCACTGATGCGCTCAAGCAACGTTGATGCCCTGGCCTTTATCGGCAGCAGCCGGGTCGCCGATGCCCTCAAAAAACAGCACCCGCGCCCCCATCGTCTGCGCTCCATCCTCGGACTGGAGGCGAAGAATGCAGCCATTGTCCTGCCGGACGCCGACCTGGAACACGCAGTGGAGGAGTGCGTCCTGGGCTCGCTCTCCTTCAACGGCCAACGATGCACCGCGCTCAAAATCCTCTTTGTCCACCAGGATATCGTCGATACCTTTCTCACCCGATTCTCCGCTGCCGTCGATGGCCTCAAAGTCGGCTTGCCCTGGGAAAGCGGCACCTGTATCACGCCACTGCCCGAACCCGATAAAACCACCTACCTCAGTGGCCTGATCGACGATGCCCGCAGCAAGGGTGCGGCCATCGTCAATGAAAACGGCGGCCGGGTTGCGCAAACCTTGCTCACGCCCGCGATCCTCTATCCGGTGACTCCGGACATGCGCCTCTATAGCGAGGAGCAATTCGGTCCTGTTGTTCCGGTCGTTGCCTTCTCGGACATCGATGAGCCGATGGACTATGTGCTGCAATCCAATTACGGGCAACAGGTCAGTCTCTTCGGTCGCGATCCGCAAATCCTTGCCCAGTTGATCGATCCCCTGGTCAACCAGGTCTGCCGAGTCAACATCAACTGCCAATGCCAGCGCGGACCCGACGTTTTTCCCTTCACCGGCCGCAAAGATTCCGCCGAGGGCACCCTTTCCGTGTCCGATGCGCTCAGGGCCTTCACCATACGAACCCTGGTGGCCACAAAACAGACCGATGCAAATAGAAAAATCCTGAAATCGATCACCACCGAACGCTATTCCCGTTTCATTTCAACGGATTTCATCCTCTAA
- a CDS encoding dihydroorotate dehydrogenase-like protein: MHNEDTMSDLSTTYLGLPLHNPLLVGSCGLTNSLASIKELARHGAGGIVLKSLFEEQIEAEYAHNLAHYHSDHPASLDYIRHYTRDNALDEYLHLIADAKKAVSVPIIASINCISNKGWISFARAIESQGADALELNISLLPSNPDRSAQENENIYFDILEKVRLQVSIPIALKMSRYSSTLANLVARLSWTGKVDGFVLFNRYYRPDIDIDSMTVKAADIFSSSLESIETLRWIALLSRATDRDLVASTGIHDSEGVIKQLLAGARAVEVVSTLYQNGPQQITRMLEGLSQWMAAHSYECIDAFRGILSYQKTENPAAYERIQFMKQYGGIV, translated from the coding sequence ATGCATAACGAGGACACGATGTCAGATCTTTCCACCACGTACCTCGGCCTTCCTCTGCACAACCCGCTTCTTGTCGGGAGCTGCGGTTTGACCAATTCCCTTGCGTCCATCAAAGAACTCGCTCGTCACGGCGCCGGGGGAATTGTGCTCAAATCCTTGTTCGAGGAACAGATTGAGGCGGAATACGCGCACAACCTCGCCCATTACCATTCCGACCACCCAGCCTCTCTCGATTACATTCGTCATTACACCAGGGACAACGCCCTGGACGAATATCTGCACCTGATCGCGGATGCGAAAAAAGCAGTGTCCGTTCCGATCATTGCCAGCATCAACTGCATTTCCAACAAGGGATGGATCTCGTTTGCCCGGGCCATCGAGTCCCAGGGGGCGGATGCGCTTGAACTCAATATTTCCCTGCTGCCGAGCAACCCGGACCGCAGCGCCCAGGAAAATGAAAACATCTATTTCGATATCCTCGAAAAAGTGCGGCTGCAGGTCAGCATCCCCATCGCCCTGAAGATGAGCCGTTACTCGTCCACCCTGGCCAATCTGGTGGCCCGGCTGAGCTGGACCGGCAAGGTGGATGGGTTTGTCCTCTTTAACCGCTATTACCGCCCGGATATCGATATCGATTCCATGACCGTCAAGGCGGCCGATATTTTCAGCAGTTCTCTGGAAAGCATCGAGACCCTGCGCTGGATCGCTTTGCTTTCGCGGGCAACCGATCGCGATCTGGTGGCCTCCACCGGCATCCATGACAGTGAAGGGGTGATCAAGCAACTCCTTGCCGGCGCCAGAGCGGTGGAGGTGGTGAGCACCCTCTATCAAAACGGGCCGCAGCAGATCACCCGCATGTTGGAGGGCCTCAGTCAATGGATGGCTGCCCACTCCTACGAGTGCATCGATGCATTCCGCGGCATCCTCAGTTATCAGAAAACCGAGAACCCCGCCGCCTATGAGCGGATTCAGTTCATGAAGCAGTACGGAGGCATCGTGTGA
- the rsxC gene encoding electron transport complex subunit RsxC: protein MTSLFTFPKGGVHPPEAKSHTANLAIETMPVPDTLELILGQHIGAPCTPAVKKNDMVEEGDVLGTVAKGLGTPLHAPVQGTVTGLGTSAHPVRVSTPSVTLAVDHAAPARQYAKQSWGDKSPGELLATIRQGGIVGLGGAGFPTYAKLQPPAQPAVDTLLLNGAECEPYITGDDRQMRESAAEIVEGARILLRILGIRQCLIGIEANKPEAIAAMNRAAEAASTVDAAIVVRSLRVKYPQGAEKQLILALTGRKVPAGALPSSVGVVVQNVSTAKAVQDVVVYGKPLLDKVVTIAGKGIARPANLRVKIGTKIQDIVTYLGGVGPDLAKVVIGGPMMGFAVSSLAIPVTKTTSAVLFLTEEEIDPQPHGQCIRCGWCLEACPMGLEPKEIGLYVEAGRSQDTAPFGVFDCFECGSCAYVCPAKRPLVQFIRLAKMKAKRLSV, encoded by the coding sequence ATGACCTCTCTTTTCACCTTTCCCAAAGGCGGGGTCCATCCGCCGGAGGCCAAGTCGCACACGGCGAACCTGGCCATTGAAACCATGCCGGTACCCGATACCCTGGAGTTGATCCTCGGGCAGCATATCGGCGCCCCCTGTACGCCGGCGGTCAAAAAAAACGACATGGTGGAGGAAGGCGATGTCCTGGGCACTGTGGCCAAGGGGCTGGGAACACCCCTGCATGCACCGGTGCAGGGCACCGTCACCGGACTGGGGACGTCCGCCCATCCGGTGCGGGTCAGTACCCCTTCCGTTACCCTGGCCGTGGATCATGCGGCCCCCGCGCGGCAGTACGCCAAACAATCCTGGGGGGACAAGAGCCCAGGCGAACTGCTGGCAACGATCAGGCAGGGGGGCATTGTCGGTCTGGGGGGGGCGGGGTTTCCCACCTATGCCAAGCTGCAACCGCCCGCCCAACCGGCGGTGGACACCCTGCTGCTCAACGGAGCCGAATGCGAGCCTTACATCACCGGCGATGACCGGCAGATGCGCGAGTCGGCTGCGGAGATTGTCGAAGGGGCCAGAATCCTGCTCAGGATTCTCGGCATCCGCCAATGCCTGATCGGGATCGAGGCCAACAAGCCGGAGGCCATTGCCGCCATGAACCGGGCGGCGGAGGCCGCCTCCACCGTGGATGCCGCGATTGTGGTGCGTTCCCTCCGGGTCAAATATCCGCAGGGTGCGGAAAAACAGCTGATTCTCGCCCTGACCGGGCGGAAGGTCCCTGCCGGGGCACTGCCGTCGTCTGTGGGTGTGGTGGTGCAGAATGTCTCCACCGCCAAGGCGGTCCAGGATGTGGTGGTCTACGGCAAGCCCCTGCTTGACAAGGTGGTGACCATCGCCGGTAAAGGCATCGCCCGTCCGGCCAACCTGCGGGTCAAGATCGGCACCAAAATCCAGGATATCGTCACGTATCTGGGCGGTGTCGGGCCGGACCTGGCCAAGGTGGTCATTGGTGGCCCTATGATGGGGTTTGCCGTCTCCTCGCTGGCTATCCCGGTCACCAAAACCACCTCTGCGGTACTTTTTCTCACCGAGGAGGAAATCGACCCCCAGCCTCACGGCCAATGCATCCGCTGCGGCTGGTGTCTGGAGGCCTGTCCCATGGGACTGGAGCCCAAGGAAATCGGTTTGTATGTGGAGGCGGGCCGCTCGCAGGACACGGCACCCTTCGGGGTGTTCGATTGTTTTGAATGCGGCAGCTGCGCCTATGTCTGCCCGGCCAAGCGTCCCTTGGTGCAGTTCATCCGCCTGGCCAAGATGAAGGCCAAGCGTCTGTCGGTCTGA